AGCGACGAGTCCGAGGCCAAGGACAGCATCAAGGCCTCCCTGCTCGACAACCCCGACGTGGCCGGCACCGAACTGACCGACGACGAGGCCGGCTGCGTGTCGGACGGCATGGTCGACGAGATCGGCGTCGACAAGCTGAAGGAGGCCGAGCTCATCGACGACGAGAACAAGGTCGTCGAGGACCCCGACCTCCAGCTCGGCGAGACCGAGGCCGACGCGATGGCCGAGGTCATCGTGGGGTGCGTCGACGTCGAGGAGCTGCTGGCCGAGCAGCTCGGGCCGATGATGGAGAACATGACCGACGAGCAGACCTCCTGCATCACCGAGGCCTTCGACGAGGAGGTCTTCGCCGAGGTCATCTCCGCGAGCTTCCAGGGCGAGGACGCCTCCAAGGCCATCCCCGGCGACGTCCAGCAGCAGGTCGCCGAGTGCGTGGGCCAGCCGGCCGGCTGACCCGGCGGACCGGCTGACCCGGCGGGCTCAGCTGGCGACCGTGGCGACCACGCGCGAGCGGGTCGGCGGGTCGACCCAGGCGTTCGAGGTGCGGGTCAGCCGGTAGAGCGAGATCAGCACGAACGGCAGCGCCATGAGCACGGCCCACTCCCAGGAGAGCCGGGCCAGCAGGGAGAACAGGATCCCGACGAGGGTCGTGCTCAGCGCGAGCCGCGAGGAGTAGCCGACCATCACCAGCGGCGGCGCCGGGGTGGCGCGGGCGCTGCGCAGGTCGACGGCGAAGGGGCGGCGCACCGACCAGCGCAGGGAAGCCGAGGTCACCTGCAGGGTCACGACCAGGGCGGCGCAGGCCACGGAGACGAACTCCGGCCACGTCGGCAGCCCGGCGCGCATCGCCGCCAGCAGCACCGTCACCAGGCTCGCCAGCAGCAGCACCTCGACCAGCACGACCGCGCGGGAGACGAACACCAGCCGCGGCTCGACCGGCAGGCTGTCGCGCCACAGGGCGCCGCGGCCGTCCAGGCACCACGAGTTCACGCCGAACAGCAGCGCCCCGCCGGAGGCCACCAGCCCGGGCAGGATCGTCAGCATGTCCCACTGCAGGTCGCCGGCGATGGCGACGAGTCCGGGCATGATCGCCAGCACCGCGAGGCCCCGGCGCAGGGGCACCGAGCGCCAGATGCCCACCCGGTCGGTGCGGAGCATCGCCTGCAGGTCCGAGGCGGGCGCCGACCGTGCGGCGTACGACGACGTCTCGAGGCTCAGCACGTCGCGCGCGGGACGACCCGCGACCGCGCGCGCCAGCACCGCACCGACGACCACCGCGACCACCGCGAGCACGACCAGCTCACCAGCCGTCAGCAGGTAGAGGCCGGTCACGCCCTGACGTCCCTGCAGCGCCGCGATCGCAACCTGCAGGGTCGGTGAGGCCTGCAGCACGTCGACCAGCCGCCCCGACGAGACCAGGACGACGGCGGCCACCGACAAGGTCGTGAGCAGCGCCCGCGCCCCCCACACGCCGCGCTCGCCGCGCCGCAGCCACTCCACGGCCCACCCGACGACCTGGGCGACCGCGGTCGCGCTCACCACCCAGAGCAGCACCAGCGCCTGGGTGAGGAGCAGGCCCCAGGACGGGCCGGCGACGAAGGCGAAGGAGCCGAGCAGCGTCCAGACCTGGAGCAGCCAGGCGATGTTCAGCGGCGCCATGAGCAGCGCGCCGAGGTGGTCGGTCACCGGGCTCACCGGGAAGCCGACCGCCTGGTCGCGCGGCACCAGCTCGCGGCCCCCGCCCGAGGCTGCGGCCGAGATGATGGCGATCACCAGCACCCCGACGAGCGCCGAGGGCAGCAGCGACTGCACGTCGGTCCGTCGGTCGCCGTCGGGCAGGTAGCCCGGCAGCCAGCCGGCCAGCACGGTCAGGGTGCCGACGAGGACCAGCCCGGTCAGCGCGACCGCGCGCTGGCGTCCGCGCACCCCGGAGCTGCGGAAGCCCAGCAGCGCGCGCACGTCCGCGGCGGCGCGGACGAAGGCGCGGGGCCCGAGCTCGGAGCGGACGCCGGAGCCGCGCCGCGCGCGGTGCAGCTCAGTCGAGGAGAGAGCGGTAGACATCCGCGCCCCGATCACCGGTCAGCTCGGCGGCGGGAAGGGCGGCCACCGCCGAACCGCCCCGCAGCACCAGCGCCTCCTGGCAGGCCTGGACCGCCAGCTCGCGCAGGTGCGTGGACACGAGCACTGCGGCGCCGCGCGCGCGGGCGTCGGCGATCACCTCCATGGTGGCCTCGACCCCGAGCGGGTCGACGCCGTCGAAGGGCTCGTCGAGCAGCAGCACCTCGGGCTCGTGGAAGGCGGCCAGCACCACCGACATCCGCCGCCCCATGCCGTGGCTGAAGCCGGCCGTCACCCGGTGGGCGGCGTCGCCGAGCTCGAAGCGCTCGAGCAGCTCGCGGGCCCGGTCCTGCCAGTCGCTCAGCCGCCGCAGCCGCGCGGCCAGCTGGAGGTGCTCCCAGGGCGTGGCGCGGGGCACGAGCCCCCCGACGTCGGGGCAGTAGCCGGTGCGGCGCTTGACGTCGGTCGTGCGACGCGCGATGTCGAACCCGGCGACCCGGACCACTCCCCCGGAGGGCGGGATGACGCCGGCCAGGACGCGCATGCTCGTCGACTTGCCGGCGCCGTTACGTCCCAGGAGCGCGGTCGCCTCACCGTGGTGCACCTCGAAGCCGACGCCGCGCACGGCCTCGACCGAGCCGAACCGGACCACGAGCCCCTCGACCAGCACCACCGGCTCGCCGGTCCGCGGGACCGGCTCCACCGTGCGGGGGTCCGCCTGCGCGGCGTGCGGGGGCGCCCCGGCGACGGGCTCGTGCGACGACATGTGCTCCAGTGTCGCAACCCCGCCCCGCGCCGGGTGACCCTTTCACCCGATTCGCCGGGCTGCCGGTTTCACTGGGTACCTAGTGATCCTGGCGCTTCCCGCACGAAACTTCGCTCGGGAAGCGCCGGTTTCACTAGGTACCCAGTGAAACCGACACCGCCCGGGCGTGGCTCAGAGGGGCTCGCCCTTCGCGGCCTTCTCGACGAGGAGGGCGGGGGGCTGGAAGCGCTCGCCGTACGTCGACGCGAGCTCCTGCGCGCGAGCGACGAAGCCCGCGACGCCGGTGCCGGTGCGCCCGACGTAGCCGTTGACGTACTGCGCCGCGCCGCCGGTGTTGGCCGGGAAGCCGATGCCGAAGATCGAGCCGATGTTGGCCTCCGCGGTCGAGGAGATCACGCCCTCCTCGAAGCAGCGCGCGGTCTCGACGGCCTCGATGACGAGCATGCGCTCCATGAGGTCGTCGAAGTCGGGCTGGGTCTCGGCGGTCGGGAACAGCTCGGTCAGGCCGGCCCAGAGACCAGCGCGACGGCCGGACTCGTCGTACTCGTAGAAGCCGGCGCCCTTGAGCTTGGAGGGGCGACCCGCCTCGATCATCGCGTCGATGACCTTCTCGGCCGGGTGCGGCGTGTAGGTGCCGCCGTCGCGCTCCACGGCCGCCTTGGTGGCGTTGCGGATCTTGACCATCAGCTCCATGTTGAGCTCGTCGCTGATCTGCAGCGGACCGACCGGGTAGCCGGCCTTGGCCGCCGCCCGCTCGATCGACATGGGCGCGACGCCCTCGCCGAGCATCGCGAGGCCCTCGTTGATCTGGGTGCCGATGACGCGCGAGGTGTAGAAGCCGCGGCTGTCGTTGACCACGATCGGGGTCTTGCGGATCGCCTGGACGACGTCGATCGCCTTGGCCACGGCGGCCTCGGAGGTCTTCTCGCCGCGGATGATCTCCACCAGCGGCATCTTGTCGACGGGGCTGAAGAAGTGCAGCCCGATGAAGTCCTCGGGGCGGTCCACGCCGCCGGCGAGCTCGGTGATCGGCAGCGTCGAGGTGTTCGAGCACAGCAGCGCGTCGGCGTTGACCACCGGGAGGACCTCGGCGAAGACCTTGGCCTTGAGCGAGGGGTCCTCGAAGACGGCCTCGATGACGAGGTCGCAGCCCGCGAGCTCCTGCGGGTCGGCGGCCGGGGTGATGCGGGCCAGCAGCGCGTCGGACTTCTCCTGGGTGAGCTTGCCGCGCGAGATCGCCTTCTCGTTGATCTTGGCCGAGTAGCTCTTCCCGCGCTCGGCCGCCTCCAGCGAGACGTCCTTGAGCACGACCTCCATGCCCGCGCGGGCGCAGACGTAGGCGATGCCGGCGCCCATCATGCCGGCGCCGAGGACACCGACCTTGGTCGGCTTCCAGGTGTCGTGGCCCTGCGGGCGCAGCGAGCCGGAGTTGATGGCCTGCAGGTCGAAGAAGAACGCCTGGATCATGTTCTTGGCGTTCTGACCCGTGGCGAGACCGGTGAAGTAGCGCGACTCGATGCGGGCGGCGGTCTCGAAGTCGACCTGGGCGCCCTCGACGGCGGCGGCCATGATGGCGCGCGGCGCCGGGTAGTCGGCACCCTTCAGCGTCTTGCGCAGGGTGGCGGGGAAGACCGGCAGCATCTGCGCCAGCGACGGGTGCGACGGGGTGCCACCGGGCATCTTGTAGCCCTGGCGGTCCCACGGCTGCTTGGCGGCGTCCTCGTTCCCGGCGGCCTCCTTCAGCCACGCCTTGGCGCGCTCGAGCAGCTGCTCGGCCGGGACGACCTCGTCGACGAGGCCCTTGGCCTGCGCGTCGGCGGGCTTGCGGCGCTGTCCCTGGAGCAGGACCTCGGTCAGCGCGGTCTGCAGGCCCAGCATGCGCACGGTGCGGATCACGCCGCCGCCGCCGGGGAGCAGGCCGAGGGTGACCTCGGGCAGGCCGATCTCGTAGGAGCCCTCGGCGGCGATGCGGCGGTGGCAGGCCAGCGCGATCTCCAGGCCCCCGCCGAGCGCGGCGCCGTTGATGGCCGCGACGACCGGGACGCCGAGCGTCTCGAGGCGGCGCAGCTGCTTCTTGAGGTTCTGGCTCTCCTCGAACATCTGCGGCGCGTCCTCGGGGGTCGCGGCGATGAGCAGCTTGAGGTTGCCGCCGGCGAAGAAGGTCTTCTTCGCACTGGTGAGCACGACGCCGGTGAGGTCGGCCTTCTCGGACTCCAGGCGCGACAACGTCGCGGCCATCGAGTCCTTGTAGACCTCGTTCATCGTGTTGGCGCTGGCGGTCGGGTCGTCCATCGTCAGGGTGACGATGCCGTCGGCGTCCTTCTCGTAGCGGATGCCGGTGCTGGTCTGCTCAGTCATGTGGTGCGGTTTCCCTTGCTGGCTGGGGTCGGAGTACGGCGTACGTCGTGGCGCGCGCGTGCGCCTCAGAGGCGCTCGACGACGGTGGCGATGCCCATGCCGCCGCCGACGCACAGCGTCGCCAGGCCGTAGCGCAGGTCGCGGCGCTCGAGCTCGTCGATGAGGGTGCCGAGGATCATGGCGCCGGTCGCGCCCAGCGGGTGGCCCATCGCGATCGAGCCGCCGTTGACGTTGACCTTCTCCGGGTCGAGGTCGAGGTCGCGCATGAAGCGCATCGCGACCGCCGCGAAGGCCTCGTTGATCTCGTAGAGGTCGATGTCCTCCGGGCTCAGCCCGGCCTTCGCGAGCGCCTTCCGCGAGGCGGGGGCGGGGCCGGTGAGCATGATCGTCGGGTCGGCGCCGGAGACGGCGGCCGAGACGATGCGGGCCCGGGGGGTCAGGCCGAGGTCGGTGCCGACCTGCTCGCTGCCGATGGCCACGATGGCGGCGCCGTCGACGATGCCCGAGGAGTTGCCGGCGTGGTGGACGTGGTCGATCTTCTCGACCCAGTGGTACTTCTCCAGCGCGACGGAGTCGAAGCCGAGGTCGCCGTGGAACTGGAAGGACGGCTTGAGGTTGGCCAGCCCCTCGACCGAGGTGTCGGGCTTGATGAACTCGTCGCGCTCGAGCACGGTCAGGCCGTTGCGGTCGGTGACCGGGACGACCGAGCGGTCGAAGAAGCCGTTGGCCTGGGCCTTGGCGGCACGGTGCTGCGACTCGGTGGCGAAGGCGTCGACGTCGGCGCGGGTGAAGCCCTCGAGGGTGGCGATGAGGTCGGCGCCGATGCCCTGCGGGACGAAGGAGGTGTCGAAGGCGGTGCTGGGGTCGCTCGCCCAGGCGCCGCCGTCGGAGCCCATCGGCACCCGGCTCATCGACTCCACGCCGCCGGCGAGGATCAGGTCCTCCCAGCCGGCGCGGATGCGCGACGCGGCCTGGTTGACGGCCTCGAGGCCGGAGGCGCAGAAGCGGTTGAGCTGCACGCCGCTGGTGGTCTCGGGGTAGCCCGCCGCGAGCGCGGAGGTCTTGGCGATGTCGCCGCCCTGGTCGCCGATCGGCGACACGCAGCCGAGGACGACGTCGTCGACGCGCTCGGGGTCGAAGGAGTCGTGACGCTTGCGGATCTCGTCGAGCAGCGTCACCACCAGGTCGACGGGCTTGACCTCGTGGAGCGAGCCGTCCTTCTTGCCCTTGCCCCGCGGGGTGCGGATTGCGTCGTACACGTATGCCTGCGGCACGTCAGCCATGGAGGTTCCCTCTTCCGACGGGTGGGTCCGACCGCTCCCGTGAGCGCACCAGGTGGTTACTCACCGGTAGAACGGGTCCCGTTGATTGTGACACCGATACTGTCACCGTCGTCAACAGGTGGCGCCGGACTGCTCGTGTGACCCCGGTCGCAGCAGAGTCGCAGCCGCCTCAGGCCTGGACGGCGGCGCCGGACTCCAGCAGCGCATCGACGCCGGAGACCCCCCACGCCTCGAGCACGTCGCGGGTGCCGCCGCCGGCCACCGAGGGGCCGGTCGTCAGGGTGGCCTCGGTGCGGGAGAAGCGCGGGGCCGGGGCCGGCTGCAGGACGCCGCCGCGCTCGACGTACACCTCGCGCGCGCTGATGTGCGGGTGCGCCGCCGCCTCGGTCATCGGCAGCACCGGGGCGCAGCAGGCGTCGGAGCCGTCGAACACCTCGGCCCACTCCGCCTGCGTGCGCGAGCGGAAGGTCTCGGTGAGGATGTCCTTCAGCTCGCCCATCCGCTCGAAGTCGTGCCGCTCCGGGACCCGGTCGCCGATCCCCAGGCGCTCGACGAGCTCGGCGTAGAACTGCGGCTCGAGCGGACCGACGCTCATGTGCTTGCCGTCCGAGGTCTCGTAGAGCGCGTAGTAGGGGATGCCGCCGTCGAGCAGGTTCGAGACCCGCTGCTCCGAGCCGAAGCCGGCCGCGAGCATCGAGGCCCACATGAGGTTGAGGTGGGCGGAGCCGTCGACGATCGCCGCGTCGACCACCTGCCCGCGGCCGCTGACGCGGGCCTCGAGAAGGGCGGCGAGCACCCCGATCACGAGGTACGTCGACCCGCCACCGAAGTCGCCGACCACGTTGCTCGGGAAGTGCGGCCGGTCCCGGTCCTGACCGAAGCCGTGCAGCACCCCGGAGACGGCGATGTAGTTCATGTCGTGGCCGGCGGTGTGCGCCCACGGGCCGCTCTGGCCCCATCCGGTCATGCGGCCGTAGACCAGCCGGGGGTTGCGCGCGAGGCAGTCGTCGGGGCCGATGCCCAGGCGCTCGGTGACCCCGGGCCGCATGCCCTCGAGCAGCACGTCGGCGCCGGCGATCAGCTCGAGCAGGGCGGCCAGGGCGTCCGGGTTCTTCAGGTCCAGCGCGACGCTGGGACGTCCGCGGGTGAGCAGGTCGGTCTCGCGCGGACCCGCGCTCGCGGCACCGCCGGGCTTCTCCACCCGGATCACGTCGGCGCCCAGGTCGGCCAGGATCGTCGCCGCGTGGGGCCCCGGCCCGATCCCGGCGATCTCCACGACCTTGATCCCTCGGAGCGGTCCGGTGCCCTGGTCCAGCGCGTAGTCAGCCATGGGCGTGATTGTGACAGTTCCACTGTCACGGTGACCAGGACCCTGCCCGTTCCCGGCGCCCACCCTCATTTCCGGGGATGGCGGAGCCGGGCGAGGACTGACTACCGTCGAGCCTGCCGGACGCGTGGGCGCAGAAGGCGTCGGGGGATGGCCTTCTGCGCCACCGCGGCCCGACGGTCAGCGGTCCGAGATCCAGCCGTCCCGGCGCGCCTCGCGCAGCAGCGACTGGGAGTTCGTGATCGGTCGTCCGAGGGCCAGGTAGCGCGTCCGCGCCGACTTCAGGTGGTCGGTCACGGTGGACTCCGCGATGCGCAGACGCCCGGCGACCTGGCGCCGCGTCAGGCCGTCGTCGACGCCCTGCAGCACCTCGACCTCGCGCGGGGTGAGCGCCGCCACCAGGCCGGCGTCGGCCAGCAGCGCCGAGGCGACCGTGCTGCTGCAGGCGAACCCGCCGTCGGCGACCTCCAGGACCGCCTCGGCGAGCCGGTCCGAGCCGTCGTTCTTCAACGTGAGACCGGACGCCCCGGCGGCCACCGCCTGGCGCACGGGGACCGGCAGCTCGGCCGAGGTGTGGATGAGCACCGCGGCCCCCCAGGCCACCAGGCCGGGGATGGCGGGCGTCGACACGGCGTCGTCCCGCCCGAGGTAGAGGTCGAGGACGACGACGTCCGGCGCGGGCAGCGAGCGGTCCAGGTCGGCCGGGTCGGACACCCCTCCGAGGTACCTCAGCTCCTCGGGGCGACGTCGCTCCAGCGAGGCCATCGACTCGACGACGAACTCGTGGTTGTCGATCGACACGAACGTCACCGGTCGCTTCATGGTCCCTCCTGGGGGTGGTCGGGGTCGGCCGAGGTGATGACCATCAGGTAGGCGTCCCGCTCGACGCGCTCGCCCGACACCAGCCCGAGGTCGACGGTCGGTGGGGGCGGTGGCGTCACGACGGTGCGCACGCCGCCCGCCCCGTCGTCGTACGCCGTCAGCGTGACGCGGCAGGGCGGTGACAGCAGCGGCAGGAGCCCGCCCAGCCGCGCCGCCGCCTCCTCGCGCCGGGCCTCGTCGTCGAAGCCGGGACGGACGTCGACGGTGCCGCCCCGGCGCCGGAAGTCGGTCACGGCGCGGCGCAGCCGCGCGGTGTGGAACCCCGGGGCGTAGAGGTCGTCGCGGGCCTCGAGGGCGAGCAGCCGCGCCTCCTCACGCTGCCCGCCGCTCAGCGGAGCGGCCTGCCCGGCCACGTCTCGCAGCCACGGCACGATCACCCGCCGGGTGTGCTCGAGGTGCTGCGAGTGCGCCTCGCTCTGCACCGTCAGGCGCACGAGCGCCGCGGAGGCCGCCGCGGCCCGTCGCTGCTCCGACTCGGCCTCGGCGGTGTTGCGTCGCAGGCGTACGCCGAGCAGCGCCGTGAGCAGGGCGGGCGTGGTCACGGCGTTCAGCGAGTTCACGGGCAGGGCCCCGCTCGACAGCGACGGGTCGACCAGCCATCCGGCGACGACGACCGTCACCTGGCTGCCGACCAGACCGAGCCCCCACCGCACCGGCAGCACGAAGCACAGCACGATCTGCGGCACCGCCACCAGGCCGATCGACCAGCTCCGCAGGTCGAGCATGCCGCCGGGCGGCAGCAGGGCCAGCCCGGCGACCTGGAGCCCGACGAGCGCGGAGCCGACGGCCACCACCCACCGGCGGGACGGCTCACCGGCGACCAGCCGCACCCCGACCAGCGCCACCACCGCGAGCAGCGCGAGCAGCAGCACGGCGCCGAGCACCGGGCGGTCGGCCCCGGGCAGCGTCACGACCGCGGCGAAGGTCCAGAACGCCGAGAGCGGCAGCAGCGCGGCCACCGCGAGCGGGCGGACCGCGCCGACGGCCAGCAACGAGAGGAAGGCGTGGCCGACGAACGGCAGGGCCACCGCGTCCGGGCCGTCGGTGCCGTCCGACGGCGTCACCGGCGGCGCGGGCGGTGACGACGGCACCGCGACCGTCACGACGGTCCCCGTGCCCCGGCCCGGTGGCGGTGAGCTGACCTCCACCCGGCCGCCGACCGCGGCCACCGACCCACGCACCGACGTGGCGAGGCCGAAGCCCTCGGCCCGCCCCGGAGGGATCCCGGGGCCGTCGTCCTCGACGTGCAGCCGCACCCACCCCGGCTCGAGCTCGACGTGCAGCCGCGCCGGAGCTGGTCCGCCCGGAGCGGTCCCCGCGTGCCTCTCGACGTTGCGCAGCAGCTCGCGCAGCGCGCGCGTCGCCGCCGCAGCGACCTCCGGCTCGAGCACCGTCTCCGGCACGGACGCGTCCTGGGCCGCGACCGAGACGGCGAGGGGCACGGGCGACGTCCGGACCACGTCGGCAAGCAGGTCGGCCAGGGTCGCGGTCGCGG
This DNA window, taken from Nocardioides sp. HDW12B, encodes the following:
- a CDS encoding LuxR C-terminal-related transcriptional regulator produces the protein MKRPVTFVSIDNHEFVVESMASLERRRPEELRYLGGVSDPADLDRSLPAPDVVVLDLYLGRDDAVSTPAIPGLVAWGAAVLIHTSAELPVPVRQAVAAGASGLTLKNDGSDRLAEAVLEVADGGFACSSTVASALLADAGLVAALTPREVEVLQGVDDGLTRRQVAGRLRIAESTVTDHLKSARTRYLALGRPITNSQSLLREARRDGWISDR
- a CDS encoding 3-hydroxyacyl-CoA dehydrogenase NAD-binding domain-containing protein; its protein translation is MTEQTSTGIRYEKDADGIVTLTMDDPTASANTMNEVYKDSMAATLSRLESEKADLTGVVLTSAKKTFFAGGNLKLLIAATPEDAPQMFEESQNLKKQLRRLETLGVPVVAAINGAALGGGLEIALACHRRIAAEGSYEIGLPEVTLGLLPGGGGVIRTVRMLGLQTALTEVLLQGQRRKPADAQAKGLVDEVVPAEQLLERAKAWLKEAAGNEDAAKQPWDRQGYKMPGGTPSHPSLAQMLPVFPATLRKTLKGADYPAPRAIMAAAVEGAQVDFETAARIESRYFTGLATGQNAKNMIQAFFFDLQAINSGSLRPQGHDTWKPTKVGVLGAGMMGAGIAYVCARAGMEVVLKDVSLEAAERGKSYSAKINEKAISRGKLTQEKSDALLARITPAADPQELAGCDLVIEAVFEDPSLKAKVFAEVLPVVNADALLCSNTSTLPITELAGGVDRPEDFIGLHFFSPVDKMPLVEIIRGEKTSEAAVAKAIDVVQAIRKTPIVVNDSRGFYTSRVIGTQINEGLAMLGEGVAPMSIERAAAKAGYPVGPLQISDELNMELMVKIRNATKAAVERDGGTYTPHPAEKVIDAMIEAGRPSKLKGAGFYEYDESGRRAGLWAGLTELFPTAETQPDFDDLMERMLVIEAVETARCFEEGVISSTAEANIGSIFGIGFPANTGGAAQYVNGYVGRTGTGVAGFVARAQELASTYGERFQPPALLVEKAAKGEPL
- a CDS encoding ABC transporter ATP-binding protein, which translates into the protein MSSHEPVAGAPPHAAQADPRTVEPVPRTGEPVVLVEGLVVRFGSVEAVRGVGFEVHHGEATALLGRNGAGKSTSMRVLAGVIPPSGGVVRVAGFDIARRTTDVKRRTGYCPDVGGLVPRATPWEHLQLAARLRRLSDWQDRARELLERFELGDAAHRVTAGFSHGMGRRMSVVLAAFHEPEVLLLDEPFDGVDPLGVEATMEVIADARARGAAVLVSTHLRELAVQACQEALVLRGGSAVAALPAAELTGDRGADVYRSLLD
- a CDS encoding CaiB/BaiF CoA-transferase family protein; the protein is MADYALDQGTGPLRGIKVVEIAGIGPGPHAATILADLGADVIRVEKPGGAASAGPRETDLLTRGRPSVALDLKNPDALAALLELIAGADVLLEGMRPGVTERLGIGPDDCLARNPRLVYGRMTGWGQSGPWAHTAGHDMNYIAVSGVLHGFGQDRDRPHFPSNVVGDFGGGSTYLVIGVLAALLEARVSGRGQVVDAAIVDGSAHLNLMWASMLAAGFGSEQRVSNLLDGGIPYYALYETSDGKHMSVGPLEPQFYAELVERLGIGDRVPERHDFERMGELKDILTETFRSRTQAEWAEVFDGSDACCAPVLPMTEAAAHPHISAREVYVERGGVLQPAPAPRFSRTEATLTTGPSVAGGGTRDVLEAWGVSGVDALLESGAAVQA
- a CDS encoding ATP-binding protein, with translation MTGVRDIDVPSTTHRERLRRTVRLLHAAVLTLFALAVLVSLVRGESTAYVVSHLALVAGLLLVAVLTLVRGERADHLVLLLPLAATTVLPPFREAGDVSAGLAVNAVLLTAVRTLSLPRCALVIGVTVAAHASLRGILDGGLTVVEVADPYLLSVTNIAVAGIIVATLERSTAALDAAAARSAERTLAVLRRESADRAVDGARRVLHDDVLTALRAVADPSEAAGAPPSERLVAACRTAVASVEALDADDDPAATATLADLLADVVRTSPVPLAVSVAAQDASVPETVLEPEVAAAATRALRELLRNVERHAGTAPGGPAPARLHVELEPGWVRLHVEDDGPGIPPGRAEGFGLATSVRGSVAAVGGRVEVSSPPPGRGTGTVVTVAVPSSPPAPPVTPSDGTDGPDAVALPFVGHAFLSLLAVGAVRPLAVAALLPLSAFWTFAAVVTLPGADRPVLGAVLLLALLAVVALVGVRLVAGEPSRRWVVAVGSALVGLQVAGLALLPPGGMLDLRSWSIGLVAVPQIVLCFVLPVRWGLGLVGSQVTVVVAGWLVDPSLSSGALPVNSLNAVTTPALLTALLGVRLRRNTAEAESEQRRAAAASAALVRLTVQSEAHSQHLEHTRRVIVPWLRDVAGQAAPLSGGQREEARLLALEARDDLYAPGFHTARLRRAVTDFRRRGGTVDVRPGFDDEARREEAAARLGGLLPLLSPPCRVTLTAYDDGAGGVRTVVTPPPPPTVDLGLVSGERVERDAYLMVITSADPDHPQEGP
- a CDS encoding acetyl-CoA C-acetyltransferase produces the protein MADVPQAYVYDAIRTPRGKGKKDGSLHEVKPVDLVVTLLDEIRKRHDSFDPERVDDVVLGCVSPIGDQGGDIAKTSALAAGYPETTSGVQLNRFCASGLEAVNQAASRIRAGWEDLILAGGVESMSRVPMGSDGGAWASDPSTAFDTSFVPQGIGADLIATLEGFTRADVDAFATESQHRAAKAQANGFFDRSVVPVTDRNGLTVLERDEFIKPDTSVEGLANLKPSFQFHGDLGFDSVALEKYHWVEKIDHVHHAGNSSGIVDGAAIVAIGSEQVGTDLGLTPRARIVSAAVSGADPTIMLTGPAPASRKALAKAGLSPEDIDLYEINEAFAAVAMRFMRDLDLDPEKVNVNGGSIAMGHPLGATGAMILGTLIDELERRDLRYGLATLCVGGGMGIATVVERL